The DNA region GAATAGAGCGTCAGGCACCAGGTGATCTCGAACATCACCGAGTGCACGTTCCAGAGGATCAGCGGGTGGTAGAAGCGGTCGAAGCGGCCGAGGTCCACGACGAGCACGGCGGCGACGAGCAGGTAGCCGACGAACGCCGTGAGCACCGCCGGCTTCACGATCGGCTCGAAGCGGTGGATGTTCCCGACGTGGACCGCGGCGACGATCGTGAACCCCGCCGCGGCGAGGCCGATCCCGAGGAAGTCGAAGCCGATCCAGAACCCCCACGGAAAGAGGTCGGTGAGGTGGGTCGTGCGCCCGAGGCCGAGGAAGAACCGCTGCGCGGCCGCCGCCGCGCCGACGAGCAGGATCAGCGCCGTCACGACCTTCCAGACCGTGACCGGGAGAACCAGTTCGCGGAGGACTTCCTTGAGCGTCGGGGGGGCGTCGGCGCGCCGGACGGAGGCGGTCATCGGTCGTCCTCCGTCTCCCGCCCTTCGGCCGCGGCGACGTCCTCGCGGCGCCGCGTGATCCAATGGATCCCGCCGAGCACCACCCCCGCGGCGACGACGAACTTCGGCACCTGCGACATCACCCGCCAGCTGAGCGCGGGGAGCGGCGTCGTCGGCAGGTCGGTCCGGTAGCCGAGGCGGTCGAACGCCACGCCGGCGAGGAGCAGGACCGACGTCCCGCCGACCTCCTTCTCGCCGTACACGTGGTCCACGTAGCGTCCCGGCTCCTTCTTGATCCGCGCCCGCGCCTCGTCGAGGAGATCCGCGCGGCGGCCGAACGTCGTCGCGCCGGTCGGGCAGACCGCCGCGCAGGCGGTCGGCAGGCCGAGCCCGACCCGGTCGGCGCAGAGGTCGCACTTCTTGACCAGCGGGAGCGGCTTCTCCCACTCGTAGCGCGGGACCTCGAACGGGCAGGCCTGCATGCAGTAGCGGCAGCCGATGCACCGCTCGGCGCGGTAGACGACCGGCCCGGACGCCGTCTTCTCGAACGCCCCGACCGGGCAGACCGAGGCGCAGGTCGGCTCGGCGCAGTGCATGCAGAGGCGGCGCACGTAGCGGCCGGCGCGGAGGTTGACCACCGTCAACGTCCGGGAGGAGAGGTCCTCCGTCTCCGGCTCGAACGGCGTCGGCGGCAGGCCGTTCCGTTCCTTGCACGCCTCGCGGCAGGCGCCGCAGCCGATGCAGCGCGTGCCGTCGAAGAGCAGCCCGAAGGCGTGGCCGAGATCGCCGCCCGCTGGACCGGACATGAGTCGCTCCTCAAGGGGCCGTCGGCCGGCGTGGACGCCGGTCGTCAAACCCGGAAGAACTGTCGGTTCGCCATTGCCGGAGTATAAGGCCGAGTTAGCCCTTTCGTCCCGCCCCGCCGCGCCGATTCTCCGCCGCCCGCCCCGTCCCGTCCCGCCGACTGGCGGGCCGGAGCGGATGCGCTATAGTCCGCCGGTTCGAACGCGCGCCGTACCTTTGCCGCGCGCGCGCGGCGTCCCGCCGTCGGGAAGCCGGCTTCCCACAACGAAGCGCGAACCTACTTTTTGCGACGCGGCCGCGCGGCGGCCGCGGGATGGAAGCGACCCCATGATCAGCGACATCAGCCGGATCCGGAACATCGGAATCTCCGCGCACATCGACTCGGGCAAGACGACGCTGACCGAGCGGATCTTGTTCTACACGCGCCGCATCCACGCCATGCACGACGTCAAGGGGAAGGACGGCGTGGGCGCGACGATGGACCACATGGAGCTCGAGCGCGAGCGCGGCATCACGATCACCAGCGCCGCGACCTACGTGACCTGGAAGGACCACTACATCAACATCATCGACACCCCGGGGCACGTCGACTTCACGATCGAGGTCGAGCGGGCGCTGCGGGTGCTCGACGGCGCGGTCCTCGTCCTCTGCGCCGTGGCCGGCGTCCAGTCGCAGTCGATCACCGTGGACCGCCAGATGCGCCGCTACGGCGTGCCGCGCCTGGCCTTCGTCAACAAGTGCGACCGCACCGGCGCCCACCCGGACAAGGTCGTCCGCGACCTGCGCGAGAAGCTCGGGCTGCGGGCGGTGCTGATGCAGCTGCCGATCGGCCTCGAGGCGAAGTTCGAAGGGCTCGTGGACCTCGTCGAGATGAAGGCGATCTACTTCCGCGGCCCGGACGGGAACGACCTCGAGTACGCCGAGATCCCGGCCGACATGAAGGCCCTCGCCGACGAGCGGCGCGCCGACATGCTCGACACGCTGACCCTCTTCTCCGACGAGCTGACCGAGGCGGTCCTCGAGGGGACCGAGACGGTCGAGCAGATCCACGCCGCGATCCGCAAGGGGGTGCTGGCGCTGCAGCTCGTGCCGGTCTTCATCGGCTCGGCCTACAAGAACAAGGGCGTGCAGCCGCTGCTCGACGCCGTGACCCGCTACCTCCCCTCGCCGCTCGACCGGACGGCGGAGGCGATCGCCACCGGCGACGAGGAAAAGAGCGTCCGGCTGACCTCGGACCCCGACAAGCCGACCGTCGCCCTCGCCTTCAAGCTCGACGAGGGGCGCTACGGCCAGCTGACGTTCATCCGCGTCTACGAGGGGAAGCTCGTCAAGGGCGGGACGGTCGTCAACCAGCGGAACGGCCGCAAGGTCAAGCTGGGACGGATCGTCCGGATGCACGCCGACGAGATGCAGGACATCGAGGACGCCGGCGCCGGCGACATCTGCGGCCTGTTCGGCATCGACTGCCACAGCGGCGACACCTTCACCAGCGAGGGCGTCGACCTGACGATGACCTCGATGCACGTCCCCGACCCGGTGATCTCCCTCTCGCTCAAGCCGGCCGACAACGCCGCGGCGGCGAAGGTCGGCAAGGCCCTCTCCCGCTTCACCAAGGAAGACCCGACCTTCCGCGTCCGGGTGGACGAGGAGTCGGGCGAGACGGTCATCTCCGGCATGGGCGAGCTCCACCTCGACGTCTACGTCGAGCGGATGCGCCGCGAGTACGGCGCCGAGGTCACGACCGGCGCGCCGCAGGTGGCGTACCGCGAGGCGATCTCCCGCCGGGCCGAGTTCAACTACCTGCACAAGAAGCAGACCGGCGGTTCCGGCCAGTACGCCCGCGTCGCCGGCTACCTCGAGCCGCTCCAAGGGGCGGACTACGAGTTCGTGGACGACATCAAGGGCGGCCTGATCCCCTCCGAGTACATCCCCTCCTGCGACAAGGGGTTCCGCTCGGCGCTGGCCAAGGGCGCGATGATCGGCTTCCCGATCGTCGGGATCCGCGTCGTGATCAACGACGGCGCCGCCCACGCGGTCGACTCCTCGGACATGGCCTTCCAGGCGGCCGCCCGCAAGGCGTTCCGCGAGGCCTACCGCCGCGCCGGCCCGCAGATCCTCGAGCCGCTGATGAAGGTCTCCGTCGAGGGCCCCGGCGAATTCCAGGGGACGATCTACCGCTCGCTGATGCAGCGCCGCGGTACGATCATCGGCTCGATGGAAGACGAGGGGTTCGCCCGCATCGACGCCGAGGTGCCGCTCTCCGAAATGTTCGGCTACTCCACCGACCTGCGCTCGGCCACCCAGGGGAAGGCCGAGTTCACGATGGAGTTCGCGCGCTACACTCCGGTGCCGCGCGAGGTCTCGGAGAAGCTGCTCACGGAATACAAGGGCGCCGCGGCGGCCGCGGCGGAGGAGGAGTGATGACGGAGCTGATGCTCAAGCTGCGCCGCTCGCCGCGTCTGCTTCTGGAACACGACGGCCATCCGGGCCCCGGTCCGGGGAAGATGGGGCTCGTCATGGCGCGCGCCGGCGCGGGCAAGACCGCGTTCCTCGTCGGCGTCGGCCTCGACGGGCTGCTCGCCGGCCAGCGGGTGCTCCACGTCACCCTGCACCGCACGGTGGAGAAGGTCCGCTCCTGGTACGACGACCTGCTCAAGGAGATCGCCAAGGACGAGAAGGAAGTCCCCTTGGCCGAGCTCCAGTTGGCCGTCGAGCGGCGGCGGCACATCAACACCTTCGTCGGCAACGTCTTCAGCCCGGCGCGCCTCGAGAAGGCGCTCGAGCTGATCGACGCGCACATGGAGTTCCGCCCCGACGTCATCATCCTCGACCGGCTCGAGCTGGAGTCGATGCCGCGCGCGACGGTCGAGGACCTCAAGCGGATCGCGGCCCAGTACGAGGCCGAGCTCTGGCTCTCCTGCCGCGTCCACCGCGACGCGCCGCCGCAGCCGGGCCACCTGCCCTACCCCGCCGACGGGATCGAGGACCTCGTGGACCTCGGGTTCCGCCTGATCCACGACGAAGGGCGGATGCGCCTCTTCGTGCTCAAGGACAAGGAGCACTTCCTCGAGCGGGGGACGAACATCCTCCTCGACCCGAAGAGCATGCTGCTGTTCCCCGAGTGATCCGCCCCCCGCGCAGGGGAGCGCCGAGCCGCGCCGCCGGGAGCCTCCCGCGCGGCGCGGTTTTCTTTTCGGCGCCCGTCCGCCGCGCCGAGGCGGCCGCGCGGCGAACGGCGCGGCCGCCTCGTCCCCCTTGCGCGCCTCCCCCCGCACGCCCGTCCGCGGCGCCCCGTCCGGCGTCGCGGCACGCGCGGAATGTGCGGCGCGGGGCGCCGCGCGAAAAGACGAATCGCCGCGGCGCCCTCCCGACGGCGGGACGGGCGGCTCGGCGCAACGGACCGAGATCGACTCGACGGGCCGAGATCGACTCGGCGGACGGAGGCGGATCGGCTCAGCGCAGCAGACCGCGGCGCAACAGCTCCGCGCGGGCCGCGGCGACGGCGCGCTTGAGGCACTCGTCGTCCGCGCAAGGGAGGGGCAGGCGGCGGCAGGCCTCGACCGCGCGCCGCAGTTCCTCGGCGAAGGCGCGGCAGGCCGGGCAGGCGGCGAGGTGGGACGCCAGCGCCGTCTCCTCCGCGGGGGAGAGTTGGCCGTCGATCGACTCCGACAGCCGCCCGCGGACCTCCTCGCAGGCCCCTTCGCTCATCGCCGTTCCTCCGGCCCCGCCGCGAGCTCGGCGCGCAGCGCCGTGCGCGCGCGGTGGAGCCGCACCTTGGCGTTGGCTTCCGTGATGCCGAGCACGTCGGCGACCTCGGCGGTCCTCAGCCCTTCGAAGTCGCGGAGCAAAACTATGATGCGGTGGTCGGGCGAGAGGTTGCGGAGCGCCGCCTCGACCCGCGCCCGCTCCTCGGCGGCGATCGCCGCCCCCTCGGGGGACGCCGCCCGCGGATCGGCGAACTCCACCGGCGCGTCGCTCCCCGGCGGGCGCAGATCTTCGATCCCGATCGAGCGCGCCGGATCCCGCGGCCCGCGCCGGCTCATCAGGCACTCGTTGGCCACCACCCGCCAGAGCCATGTCTTGAGCGCGCCGGGGTTTTCCAGCCCGCGGAGCTGCGTGAAGACCTTGACCAGCGTCTCCTGGAAGACGTCCTCGGCGTCCTCGCGCCGTCCGCACGACCGCATCCCGAAGGCGAGGATCATCGGGCCGAACCGCTCGACGAACTGGTCGAACGCCGCGGCGTCGCCGCGCCGCACCGCCTCGAGAAAAGCCGCGTCGTCCCGGCTCTCGTCCGCCACCGCCGACCTCCGGCCCCGCGCCGCCGAACCGCGGCGGGTCCCGCATGATAACCTTGCGTCCGACCCCGGATCGACCGGGATGCATCGGTTCCACGACTCGATGGAGGCCCCGATGATCGAAAAGATCCGCACGCTTCTCGGCGCCGACGCGCCGCTCCTCGACCACGTCTGCCGCACGATTTCGAAGGAGCGGCTGCACCTCCCCGGCCCGGACTACGTCGACCGCATCCTCGCCGCGACCGACCGCAGCCCGAACGTGCTCCGCAACTACCAGCTGCTGCTGAACACCGGGCGCCTCGCCCGCACCGGCTACGTCTCCATCCTGCCCGTGGACCAGGGGATCGAGCACTCCGCCGGCGCCTCGTTCGCGCCGAACCCGGACTACTTCGATCCGGAGAACATCGTCAAGCTGGCGCTCGAGGGGGGCTGCAACGCCGTGGCCTCGACGCTCGGCGTGCTCGGGGCGGTGTCGCGCAAGTACGCGCACAAGATCCCGATGATGCTCAAGCTCAACCACAACGAGCTGCTGACCTACCCCAACAAGTTCGACCAGGTCCCCTTCGCCGACGTGCGCCAGGCGTTCGACATGGGCGCCGTCGCCGTCGGCGCGACGATCTACTGGGGCTCGGACGGCGCGACGCGCCAGCTGCAGGAGGTCTCGGAAGCCTTCCAGGCGGCGCACGAGCTGGGGATGGTCACCGTGCTCTGGTGCTACCTGCGCAACCCGGCGTTCAAGAAGGACAAGGACTACCACGTCAGCGCCGACCTCACCGGGCAGGCGAACCACCTCGGCGTGACGCTGCAGGCCGACGTCATCAAGCAGAAGCTCCCCGAGAACAACGGCGGCTACCTCGCGCTCAAGGCCGAGGGGTACGGCAAGACGAACAAGAAGGTCTACGACGAGCTGACCACCGACAACCCGATCGACCTCTGCCGCTACCAGGTGGCCAACTGCTACATGGGGCGGATCGGCCTGATCAACAGCGGCGGCGCCTCCTCGGGCGCGGCCGACCTCGCCGAGGCGGTCAAGACCGCGGTGATCAACAAGCGCGCCGGCGGGATGGGGCTGATCTCCGGGCGCAAGGCGTTCCAGCGGCCGATGGCCGAGGGCGTCGCGCTGCTCAACGCGATCCAGGACGTCTACCTCTGCCGCGACGTGACCGTCGCCTGAACCATTCCGCGGCCGGGCCCGCCCCGCGCGGGCCCGGCGCGCCGCTGGTGTCCCGATGGGCTCGCTGAAGGACGAACTGCTCAAGAAAGGGCTCGCCGACGACAAGCGGGCGCGGCAACTCGCGCACGACGAGAAGGCGCGCCGCAACAAGCTCGGCAAGGACGCGGTGGACGAAGAACGTCGCCGCGCCGAGGAAGAGCGTCTGGCCAAGGAGCGGGGACGCCGCGAGACCGACCGGGCGCGCGAGGCGGAGCGGACCAAGGAGCAGGCGGCGAAGACGGCGCGCGCGGCGCTGGTCCAGATGATCAAGGACCGCGCCGTGACGAGCGGGATCCGCGGGCCGCGGCGCTGGCACTTCGTGACCCGGGACCGCAAGGCGCCGTTCCTCGAGGTTTCCGACGAGGCCGGCAAGCAGCTCGAGGCGGGGCGGCTGGCGATCTGCGAGATCCCCGGCTCCGACCCGGAGCAGTTCGTCGTCGTGCCCGGCGAGACCGCGCTCCGCGTCGCCGAGACCGCGCCGGAGTACGTCCGCTTCCACAACCAAGGCGGCCCGCCGCGCCCCTGATCGGCGCCGCGCCTGCGCCGCGTCCCTTATGCGGCGCCGCGCGCGCGCCCCGTCCCCGATCGGCGCCGCGCGTGCGCCGCGTCCGTCAGAGACGCTCGGCCAAGGCGAGCAGTTCCTCCCCCGCGCGGCGCACCGCCGCGAACAGCCCCTCGATCTCGTCCGCCGCCCGCGCCTGCTCGTCGATCAACCGTCCCGAGTGCTCCGCCCCCTTGAGCACCATCTCGAACGCCTTCTGGAACTTCGCCAGCATCTCGCCGATCTCCGCGGCCGACTGGTTGCTCTCCTCGGCGAGGCGGCGCACGCCGTCGGCGACGACGGCGAACCCTCGGCCTTGATCCCCCGCCCGCGCCGCCTCGACCGCGGCGTTGAGGCCGAGCATCCGCGTCTGCGCGGCGACCTTGCGGATCAGGTCGAGCGCCTGCGCGATCCCCTTCACCTGCTCCGCGGAGTTGGCCGAAACGGCGACCTGCCCTTCCGCCGCCGCGGCGAGCTGCTTGAACGCGGAGGAGACGCCGGCGACCGCCGTCGCGGCGGCGCGCACCGCCGCCCCGAGCTCCCGCGCGCAGCGCTGGATCGACTCCCGCAGCGTCGTGTCCCGCGCCCGGTCGCGCAGGCGGATCACGACCAGTTCCGAGGCGATCCGCGCCACCGGCTCGACCGTCGCCAGCGGCCCGGAGATGCCGAACGTGCCGATCTTCCGCCCGCCGTCCTTCACGGCGATCGAGAAGCCCTCCTTCATCTTGCCGCCGGACGCCGCCGCTTCGGCCGCCGTCACGCCGTAGGTGTCGGCGGCGCCGCCGAGGATCGCCCGCGCCCCGCCGTGGACGACGCCGAAGCGGTTGCGCGCCGAGTCGGCGACGATCGCGCCGGTCTGGTCGCAGATGATGGCGTGGAAGCGGGTGACTTGGTGGATGAAGTCCACGACCCCTTGGGCGGTCTCGCGGTCGAGCTCCACGGCGGCCCCCTTTCGCGGCGCGGGAGCGATGCGGCGCGTCGCGGCCCGAAGATAGCGGCGCCCGCACGCCGGATCAACGGGGCCGCGGCGGCGACCTAGGTTCCGGGCGCGCTCGGCTACCGGCGATCGCCTCGGCCCCGCGCGGCGGCGAGCGCGGCCTGCCCGAGCGCCACGCCGCCGTCGTTCGGCGCGACCTCGTGGTTCGCCCAGACGGCGAGCCCCGCGTCGGCGAGCCGGCGCGCGGCGAACCGCAGCAGCAGGACGTTCTGGAAGACGCCCCCGGAGAGGACCGCCGTCCGCGCGTCGAAGCGCGCCGCGAGGTCGATCGCCGCCGCGGCGAGCCCCGCCGCCAGCGCCTCGTGGAAGGAGCGCGCGACGTCCTCGGCCGCCGCGCCGCGGACGCGCGCCGCGGCGAGCGCCGCGAGAAGCGGGCGCGGATCGAGTTCCCGGCCGTCCCACGTCGGCGCGGGCGCCGGCGCCTTCGCCGCTTCGCCCCGCTCCGCCTCGTGCTCGAGCCACATCGCCGCCTGCCCCTCGAAGCTCGGCGCGCGGACGAAGCCGCAGAGCGCCGCGGCGGCGTCGAACAGCCGGCCGACCGACGACGTGCGGTGGACCCGCACGCCCCGTCGGGCCAGTTCGAGCGCGGCGAAGAAGCGCGGCGGGAACGAGAACGGCGGCGCGGCCCAGTCCGCGTCGAGGCCCGCCCACGCGACGTAGCCGGCGAGCGCCTGCGGCGGATAGAGCGCCGCGGCGTCGCCGCCGGGGAGCGTGCAGGCCGCGAGCGCGCCGACCCGCTCGAGCCCCGCGGCGAGCCCGCCGACGAAGAACTCGCCCCCCCAGACCGTGCCGTCGTCGCCCCAGCCCGTGCCGTCCCAGGCGACGCCGACGACCCGTTCCTCCCACGCCGCGCGCTCGGCGAGAACGGAGGCGACGTGCGCGCGATGGTGCTGCACGGCCACGGCCGAGGCCGCGCCCAGCCGCGCCGCGAACGCGCGCCCGGCGCACTCCGGATGCGCGTCGTGCACGACGACGAGCCGCGCGCGGTCCACCTCGTACATCGCGAGGAAGTCGAGCGCCAGCGCCTCGAACGCCTCGCGCGCGGCGAGCTGGTCGAGGTCGCCGACGTGCGGCCCGACGAACGCCTGGCCGTCCACGACCAGCGCGAGGCTGTTCTTGAGTTCGGAACCGAGGGCGAGGATCGCCCCGTCGCGCGGCCAGCCGTCGCCGACCGCCGCCGGCGCGAACCCGCGCGAGCGGCGCGTCGTCTGCGGGCCGAGCGGCCCCTGCCGCACGACCGAGTCGTCCACGCGGCGCGCGATCGGCCGCCCGCCGACGAGCAGCGCGTCGGCGATCCCGGCGAGATCGGCGCGCGCCGCGTCGTCGTCGAAGGCGATCGGCTCCGAGGAGCGGTTGCCGGAAGTCATCACGAGGGCGCGCGGCGCGCCGGCGGCGAAGAGCAGTTCGTGGATCGGCGCGTACGGCAGCATCACGCCCAGTTCGTCGCAGTCCGGCGCGACGCCGCGCAGCTCGACCCGCGCGGGGGCAAGCACGATCGGCCGCGCCGCGCCGCGCAGCAGCGCGCGCGAGGCGCCGTCGAGCGCGACGAGCCGCGCCGCTTCCTCTTCGTCCGCC from bacterium includes:
- the fusA gene encoding elongation factor G, translating into MISDISRIRNIGISAHIDSGKTTLTERILFYTRRIHAMHDVKGKDGVGATMDHMELERERGITITSAATYVTWKDHYINIIDTPGHVDFTIEVERALRVLDGAVLVLCAVAGVQSQSITVDRQMRRYGVPRLAFVNKCDRTGAHPDKVVRDLREKLGLRAVLMQLPIGLEAKFEGLVDLVEMKAIYFRGPDGNDLEYAEIPADMKALADERRADMLDTLTLFSDELTEAVLEGTETVEQIHAAIRKGVLALQLVPVFIGSAYKNKGVQPLLDAVTRYLPSPLDRTAEAIATGDEEKSVRLTSDPDKPTVALAFKLDEGRYGQLTFIRVYEGKLVKGGTVVNQRNGRKVKLGRIVRMHADEMQDIEDAGAGDICGLFGIDCHSGDTFTSEGVDLTMTSMHVPDPVISLSLKPADNAAAAKVGKALSRFTKEDPTFRVRVDEESGETVISGMGELHLDVYVERMRREYGAEVTTGAPQVAYREAISRRAEFNYLHKKQTGGSGQYARVAGYLEPLQGADYEFVDDIKGGLIPSEYIPSCDKGFRSALAKGAMIGFPIVGIRVVINDGAAHAVDSSDMAFQAAARKAFREAYRRAGPQILEPLMKVSVEGPGEFQGTIYRSLMQRRGTIIGSMEDEGFARIDAEVPLSEMFGYSTDLRSATQGKAEFTMEFARYTPVPREVSEKLLTEYKGAAAAAAEEE
- a CDS encoding 4Fe-4S dicluster domain-containing protein, encoding MSGPAGGDLGHAFGLLFDGTRCIGCGACREACKERNGLPPTPFEPETEDLSSRTLTVVNLRAGRYVRRLCMHCAEPTCASVCPVGAFEKTASGPVVYRAERCIGCRYCMQACPFEVPRYEWEKPLPLVKKCDLCADRVGLGLPTACAAVCPTGATTFGRRADLLDEARARIKKEPGRYVDHVYGEKEVGGTSVLLLAGVAFDRLGYRTDLPTTPLPALSWRVMSQVPKFVVAAGVVLGGIHWITRRREDVAAAEGRETEDDR
- a CDS encoding sigma-70 family RNA polymerase sigma factor, whose translation is MADESRDDAAFLEAVRRGDAAAFDQFVERFGPMILAFGMRSCGRREDAEDVFQETLVKVFTQLRGLENPGALKTWLWRVVANECLMSRRGPRDPARSIGIEDLRPPGSDAPVEFADPRAASPEGAAIAAEERARVEAALRNLSPDHRIIVLLRDFEGLRTAEVADVLGITEANAKVRLHRARTALRAELAAGPEERR
- the hypF gene encoding carbamoyltransferase HypF, which translates into the protein MPPLPSADRRALRLAVRGVVQGVGFRPFVYRLARELELAGWVLNGPDGVAIHVEGDEAALDAFAARLAAEPPPAARIASLETEPAAAAGFASFEIRASAAGTRPTTRVSPDLPLCANCRRELFDPADRRFGYPYINCTDCGPRFSIVRSLPYDRPRTTMAAFPLCPDCAREYEDPLDRRHHAQPVACPVCGPHYVLESDAGIVEGDGAAIAAAARLLAAGGIVGVKGIGGYHLACDARDAAAVERLRERKVRKERPFALMAADEEEAARLVALDGASRALLRGAARPIVLAPARVELRGVAPDCDELGVMLPYAPIHELLFAAGAPRALVMTSGNRSSEPIAFDDDAARADLAGIADALLVGGRPIARRVDDSVVRQGPLGPQTTRRSRGFAPAAVGDGWPRDGAILALGSELKNSLALVVDGQAFVGPHVGDLDQLAAREAFEALALDFLAMYEVDRARLVVVHDAHPECAGRAFAARLGAASAVAVQHHRAHVASVLAERAAWEERVVGVAWDGTGWGDDGTVWGGEFFVGGLAAGLERVGALAACTLPGGDAAALYPPQALAGYVAWAGLDADWAAPPFSFPPRFFAALELARRGVRVHRTSSVGRLFDAAAALCGFVRAPSFEGQAAMWLEHEAERGEAAKAPAPAPTWDGRELDPRPLLAALAAARVRGAAAEDVARSFHEALAAGLAAAAIDLAARFDARTAVLSGGVFQNVLLLRFAARRLADAGLAVWANHEVAPNDGGVALGQAALAAARGRGDRR
- a CDS encoding zf-HC2 domain-containing protein, encoding MSEGACEEVRGRLSESIDGQLSPAEETALASHLAACPACRAFAEELRRAVEACRRLPLPCADDECLKRAVAAARAELLRRGLLR
- a CDS encoding class I fructose-bisphosphate aldolase codes for the protein MIEKIRTLLGADAPLLDHVCRTISKERLHLPGPDYVDRILAATDRSPNVLRNYQLLLNTGRLARTGYVSILPVDQGIEHSAGASFAPNPDYFDPENIVKLALEGGCNAVASTLGVLGAVSRKYAHKIPMMLKLNHNELLTYPNKFDQVPFADVRQAFDMGAVAVGATIYWGSDGATRQLQEVSEAFQAAHELGMVTVLWCYLRNPAFKKDKDYHVSADLTGQANHLGVTLQADVIKQKLPENNGGYLALKAEGYGKTNKKVYDELTTDNPIDLCRYQVANCYMGRIGLINSGGASSGAADLAEAVKTAVINKRAGGMGLISGRKAFQRPMAEGVALLNAIQDVYLCRDVTVA
- a CDS encoding DUF2058 domain-containing protein; translation: MGSLKDELLKKGLADDKRARQLAHDEKARRNKLGKDAVDEERRRAEEERLAKERGRRETDRAREAERTKEQAAKTARAALVQMIKDRAVTSGIRGPRRWHFVTRDRKAPFLEVSDEAGKQLEAGRLAICEIPGSDPEQFVVVPGETALRVAETAPEYVRFHNQGGPPRP